One window of the Octopus sinensis linkage group LG3, ASM634580v1, whole genome shotgun sequence genome contains the following:
- the LOC115209645 gene encoding omega-6 fatty acid desaturase, endoplasmic reticulum isozyme 2, with protein sequence MVTAIPEVGSDASGDPSMDDDKQKRRAEDDNDVDNQKYNETRKRGVESSIAGDSTTTTINSNDTDAIPYHEQPPETRMEAFEKDKLPSIIEIKRKLPKHCFEPVLSLSLYYVFRDLAILFVLYHITDLSYYYLPSWLFWLGVTPSYWLVQGTVLFGVFVLGHDCGHGSFSRYQLFNDIIGTLLHTILLVPYYAWKLSHRNHHKNTGNFEKDEVFYPIEESIKKDRVLIPGFGLGIGWFIYLAEGYSPRRVFHFNPFETLFKKHIMAIYISIITILGWLTCLYYYYLQRGFCNIIYFYFVPIFVYASWLVICTFLHHNDSGIPWYKSEEWTYVRGQLSSVDRNYGWAHDLTHSIDTHQVHHLFPSMPHYYLDEATKCFRKAFPQLVRINNERIIPTFITTYFKFARDSYVKKDSLIHWYK encoded by the coding sequence ATGGTGACAGCGATTCCAGAAGTTGGCAGCGATGCTAGCGGCGATCCTTCCATGGACGATGACAAACAGAAGAGAAGAGCTGAAGACGACAACGATGTCGATAACCAGAAGTACAACGAAACGAGGAAACGAGGAGTCGAAAGTTCGATTGCCGGTGATTCCACCACCACAACGATCAACTCAAACGATACGGATGCGATTCCCTACCATGAACAACCTCCCGAGACCAGAATGGAAGCTTTTGAAAAAGATAAACTGCCATCAATTATTGAAATTAAGCGGAAATTACCAAAGCATTGCTTCGAACCGGTTCTATCTCTTTCgctttattatgttttcagagacTTGGCCATTCTCTTTGTTCTTTATCACATCACAGATTTGTCCTATTATTACCTTCCGTCTTGGCTATTTTGGTTAGGGGTCACACCTTCTTACTGGTTGGTTCAAGGAACCGTACTGTTTGGAGTATTCGTTCTTGGACATGATTGCGGTCACGGTTCGTTTTCTCGGTATCAGCTGTTTAACGATATCATAGGAACACTGTTACATACCattcttttagtaccttattatgcATGGAAACTATCGCACCGAAACCATCACAAAAACACGGGTAATTTCGAAAAAGATGAGGTTTTCTATCCGATCGAAGAATCAATAAAGAAAGACAGGGTTTTAATCCCTGGCTTTGGACTCGGCAtcggttggtttatttatttggCTGAAGGATACAGCCCGAGACGGGTCTTCCATTTCAACCCTTTTGAAACTTTATTCAAAAAACACATCATGGctatttatatatccattataacAATTCTCGGATGGCTGACGTGTTTGtactattattatttgcaacGAGGATTCTGTAATATCATTTACTTCTATTTCGTCCCAATTTTCGTGTATGCTTCTTGGCTAGTCATTTGTACATTCCTGCATCACAACGACTCGGGTATTCCCTGGTATAAGAGCGAAGAGTGGACCTACGTTCGCGGTCAGCTTTCCAGCGTCGATCGTAATTACGGTTGGGCGCACGACCTCACCCATTCCATCGACACCCACCAAGTACATCACCTCTTTCCTTCGATGCCTCATTATTACCTGGACGAAGCGACCAAATGCTTTCGCAAGGCTTTCCCTCAGCTTGTCAGAATCAACAACGAACGCATAATTCCGACCTTCATCACTACCTACTTTAAGTTTGCACGCGATTCTTATGTGAAAAAGGATTCCTTAATACATTGGTATAAATAG